One window from the genome of Thermoleophilia bacterium encodes:
- a CDS encoding vitamin B12-dependent ribonucleotide reductase, with product MSKVVTESPRVNKKGVVVERRLTREGVHPFDEIEWELRDAIIGDPAKPAFEQRGVEFPRAWSQNATNIVAQKYFRGQLGTDKRENSVKQMIGRVAGTIAGWGKEGGYFASDADGDAFEAELTAILLHQEAAFNSPVWFNVGFEETPQCSACFILSVEDTMESILGWNTKEGNIFRGGSGSGINLSNIRGSMEPLKKGGTASGPVSFMRGADSWAGTIKSGGKTRRAAKMVVLDVDHPDIEHFIRCKADEEKKAGALRDAGFDMSIDGEGFTSIQYQNANNSVRVSDEFMEACRDDAEWNLLARTTGESVKTLPARDLMNQIAKAAWDCADPGMQYDTIINRWHTCPESGRINASNPCSEYMHVDNSACNLASINLMKFRREDGSFDTDGFSAVVDTVFLAQEIAVGFSSYPTEEIGVNANAFRQLGLGYANLGALLMSNGMPYDSDEGRNVAAAITALMTGRAYRRSAEVSAAMGPYEKYEMNREPHNKVMRMHRDASHEIDSAGVHDELMDAAQAEWDVAVATGEQHGYRNAQATVLAPTGTISFLMDCDTTGIEPDFSLVKFKELVGGGNMTIVNKSVPMALRNLKYSEAEIAQIEAHINENNTIVGAPGLKQEHLEIFDVAVGERAISHMGHIDMMSATQPFLSGAISKTVNMPSTATVEDIAEAYTRGWEGGLKALAIYRDGSKTAQALRTDAQDEKKEPAGETSGAPEVPARHRMPKTRQSVTHKFSVGGHEGYITAGKYSDDSVGEIFLTDIGKEGSTMRGMMNAFATAISLGLQYGVPLEVFVNKFSYMRFDPEGITGNPEIPFAKSMPDYIMRWLASQFIDDPDFLEEQGIMTQEVRNRKEAENTGINLENGSGNGSGNSDHAEPTADTGGSAMPAGAALTEDVPVVPAKLHVTKGAAELGPACDQCGGMMQRTGSCYTCSSCGNNTGCG from the coding sequence ATGTCTAAAGTAGTAACCGAGTCACCCCGCGTCAACAAGAAGGGCGTCGTCGTCGAACGGCGGCTCACCCGCGAAGGCGTCCACCCCTTCGATGAAATCGAGTGGGAACTGCGCGACGCCATCATCGGCGATCCCGCGAAGCCCGCCTTCGAGCAGCGGGGGGTCGAATTCCCGCGCGCCTGGTCTCAGAACGCGACCAACATCGTCGCCCAGAAGTACTTCCGCGGCCAGCTCGGCACGGACAAGCGTGAGAATTCGGTCAAGCAGATGATCGGCCGCGTCGCCGGCACGATCGCCGGCTGGGGCAAGGAAGGCGGATATTTCGCCTCCGACGCCGACGGCGATGCCTTCGAGGCCGAGCTCACCGCAATCCTGCTCCACCAGGAAGCCGCCTTCAACTCGCCGGTCTGGTTCAACGTCGGTTTCGAAGAGACGCCGCAGTGCTCGGCCTGCTTCATCCTCAGCGTCGAGGACACGATGGAATCGATCCTCGGCTGGAACACCAAGGAAGGCAACATCTTCCGCGGCGGCTCCGGCTCCGGCATCAACCTCTCCAACATCCGCGGCTCGATGGAGCCGCTGAAGAAGGGCGGTACCGCTTCCGGTCCGGTCAGCTTCATGCGAGGCGCCGACTCCTGGGCCGGCACGATCAAGTCCGGCGGCAAGACCCGCCGCGCAGCCAAGATGGTCGTGCTGGATGTTGATCATCCGGACATAGAGCACTTCATCCGCTGCAAGGCCGACGAAGAGAAGAAGGCGGGGGCACTCCGCGACGCCGGCTTCGACATGTCGATCGACGGCGAGGGCTTCACCTCGATCCAGTACCAGAACGCCAACAACTCGGTCCGCGTCTCCGACGAGTTCATGGAGGCCTGCCGCGACGACGCCGAATGGAACCTGCTTGCCCGGACCACTGGCGAATCGGTCAAGACCCTGCCGGCCCGCGACCTGATGAACCAGATCGCGAAAGCCGCCTGGGATTGCGCCGACCCGGGCATGCAGTACGACACGATCATCAACCGCTGGCACACCTGCCCCGAATCGGGCCGGATCAACGCCTCGAATCCCTGTTCCGAGTACATGCACGTCGACAATTCGGCCTGCAACCTGGCTTCGATCAACCTGATGAAGTTCCGCCGCGAGGACGGCAGTTTCGACACCGACGGCTTCAGCGCCGTGGTCGACACCGTCTTCCTGGCCCAGGAGATCGCGGTCGGCTTCTCGAGCTACCCGACGGAGGAGATTGGCGTCAACGCCAATGCCTTCCGCCAGCTCGGACTCGGTTACGCCAACCTCGGAGCCCTGCTGATGTCGAACGGCATGCCGTACGACTCGGACGAAGGCCGGAACGTCGCCGCGGCGATCACCGCCCTGATGACCGGTCGTGCCTACCGGCGCTCGGCCGAAGTCTCGGCCGCCATGGGCCCGTACGAGAAGTACGAGATGAACCGTGAGCCGCACAACAAGGTGATGCGCATGCACCGTGACGCGTCCCACGAGATCGATTCGGCCGGAGTCCACGACGAGCTGATGGACGCGGCCCAGGCCGAATGGGACGTCGCGGTCGCCACCGGCGAGCAGCATGGTTACCGCAACGCCCAGGCGACGGTTCTGGCCCCGACCGGCACGATCAGCTTCCTGATGGACTGCGACACGACCGGCATCGAGCCGGACTTCTCGCTGGTCAAGTTCAAGGAGCTGGTCGGCGGCGGCAACATGACCATCGTCAACAAGTCGGTGCCGATGGCTCTGCGCAACCTCAAGTATTCGGAAGCCGAGATCGCCCAGATCGAAGCCCACATCAACGAGAACAACACGATCGTCGGAGCTCCCGGACTCAAGCAGGAGCACCTCGAGATCTTCGACGTCGCGGTCGGTGAGCGGGCCATCTCGCACATGGGCCACATCGACATGATGTCGGCGACCCAGCCGTTCCTCTCGGGAGCGATCTCGAAGACCGTCAACATGCCGAGCACGGCGACGGTCGAGGACATCGCCGAGGCTTACACCCGCGGCTGGGAAGGCGGCCTCAAGGCGCTCGCGATCTACCGCGACGGCTCGAAGACCGCCCAGGCGCTGCGCACCGATGCCCAGGACGAGAAGAAGGAGCCGGCCGGCGAGACCTCCGGCGCTCCCGAGGTCCCGGCGCGTCACCGCATGCCGAAGACCCGCCAGTCGGTCACCCACAAGTTCTCGGTCGGCGGGCACGAGGGCTACATCACGGCCGGCAAGTACAGCGACGATTCGGTCGGGGAGATCTTCCTGACCGACATCGGCAAGGAAGGATCGACGATGCGGGGCATGATGAATGCCTTCGCCACGGCGATCTCACTCGGCCTCCAGTACGGGGTGCCGCTCGAGGTGTTCGTCAACAAGTTCAGCTACATGCGGTTCGACCCGGAAGGCATCACCGGCAACCCGGAGATCCCCTTCGCCAAGTCGATGCCGGACTACATCATGCGCTGGCTCGCCTCGCAGTTCATCGATGACCCCGACTTCCTCGAGGAGCAGGGCATCATGACCCAGGAGGTTCGCAACCGCAAAGAGGCCGAGAACACCGGTATCAACCTGGAGAACGGCTCGGGCAACGGCAGCGGAAACAGCGATCACGCCGAGCCGACCGCGGACACCGGCGGAAGCGCGATGCCGGCAGGAGCCGCACTTACTGAGGACGTCCCGGTGGTCCCGGCCAAACTCCACGTCACCAAGGGAGCCGCGGAACTCGGTCCGGCGTGTGACCAATGCGGAGGCATGATGCAGCGGACGGGCAGCTGTTACACCTGCTCGTCATGCGGCAACAACACCGGCTGCGGCTGA
- a CDS encoding SHOCT domain-containing protein — translation MASLILSIPFADYDGHMGWDGGWNVFMVVGMILFWGLVIVGIIWLLREIGSSRTAQAKPDDDPLRILDRRFAEGAISPDDYRERRAILTDPGARSDS, via the coding sequence ATGGCCTCGCTCATTCTCTCAATTCCGTTTGCCGATTACGACGGTCACATGGGCTGGGATGGGGGCTGGAACGTTTTTATGGTTGTCGGGATGATCCTCTTCTGGGGCCTTGTAATCGTCGGGATCATCTGGTTGCTGCGTGAGATCGGAAGCTCCAGGACCGCCCAAGCCAAGCCTGACGACGATCCGCTGCGTATTCTCGATCGCCGATTTGCCGAAGGGGCAATCTCACCGGACGACTACCGGGAGCGGCGGGCGATACTCACCGACCCGGGCGCTCGGTCAGACAGCTGA
- a CDS encoding helix-turn-helix transcriptional regulator produces the protein MDMPRPLPEPLVELIAQRFRVIGESMRIRLLDTLRDGEMTVSELVGTLGGTQQNVSKHLGVLHQAGIVNRRKDGTFVRYSIGDETIFALCDLVCGGLRDQVSELDQILSSGAA, from the coding sequence ATGGACATGCCAAGACCCCTTCCCGAACCACTTGTTGAACTGATTGCCCAGCGCTTCCGCGTCATCGGAGAGTCAATGCGCATCCGCCTCCTCGACACCCTTCGCGATGGCGAGATGACCGTCAGCGAGCTCGTTGGCACACTCGGAGGCACGCAGCAGAACGTCTCCAAGCACCTGGGCGTCCTGCATCAGGCGGGGATCGTGAATCGCCGCAAGGACGGAACGTTCGTCAGGTACAGCATCGGCGACGAAACGATCTTCGCCCTTTGCGACCTGGTCTGCGGCGGCCTCCGCGATCAGGTGTCCGAGCTTGACCAGATCCTGAGTTCGGGTGCCGCATGA
- a CDS encoding DUF2892 domain-containing protein, giving the protein MSAPEASCSSRKSGWTLERVLFAMAGTMTLISVLLVALISPWFLLLTAFVGINQWLFVVFGACPASLILGRLFGLRSAISPQENAR; this is encoded by the coding sequence ATGAGCGCCCCGGAAGCATCGTGCTCGAGCCGCAAGAGCGGATGGACGCTTGAACGCGTGTTGTTCGCCATGGCCGGAACGATGACGCTGATCAGCGTCCTTCTGGTCGCCCTGATCTCGCCCTGGTTTCTGCTGCTCACCGCTTTCGTGGGCATCAACCAGTGGCTCTTCGTCGTCTTCGGTGCCTGCCCCGCATCACTGATCCTCGGCCGGCTCTTCGGCCTGCGCTCGGCCATCAGCCCCCAGGAAAATGCCCGATGA